In Triticum aestivum cultivar Chinese Spring chromosome 5B, IWGSC CS RefSeq v2.1, whole genome shotgun sequence, the following proteins share a genomic window:
- the LOC123115333 gene encoding F-box protein At5g03970-like, with protein MSSARSPSPAPLDDDDLLPEILLRLPPQPSSLPRASLISKRWRSVASDPAFSRRFRRHHRLNPPLLGFFRVELRDRFEPRFQPSLDAPNRIPPERLSWRWNEGDDCYDLVGCRHGLVLVLNRAHTQVMVWDPDTGDQRRVAVPPGLKIAGAPISGTVLRGAGDDDHFQVVLVGTDGEEGQVTEAIAYVYSSETGAWGDPISTPLPSKHAVVSVNKTAVMVGDFIYWLLNSDEILEFDLDRKRLSLIPVPADLDLGSGSFFFSVIRADGGGLGFIFLSGFNAQLWKRKTDSVGVTSWVLEKTIEIDRLLPPEDVEARRSLMILAYAEDNDTALMWTGIGLRGRIFTMQLKSLKFEELLRNTTFGYFHLFESVYAAETCIGGGAGLLHNT; from the exons ATGAGCAGCGCCCgctcgccgtcgccggcgccgctgGACGACGACGACCTGCTGccggagatcctcctccgcctACCCCCGCAGCCGTCCTCCCTCCCCCGCGCATCCCTCATCTCCAAGCGCTGGCGCAGCGTCGCCTCCGACCCAGCCTTCTCGCGCCGcttccgccgccaccaccgcctcaaCCCTCCCCTCCTCGGTTTCTTCCGCGTCGAACTGAGGGACcgcttcgagccccgcttccagcctTCCCTCGACGCCCCAAATCGGATCCCACCCGAACGCCTCTCCTGGCGATGGAACGAGGGTGACGACTGCTACGACCTTGTTGGATGCCGCCATGGCCTCGTGCTAGTCCTCAACAGAGCGCACACGCAGGTCATGGTCTGGGACCCTGACACCGGCGACCAGCGCCGCGTCGCCGTTCCCCCGGGGCTCAAAATTGCTGGAGCCCCGATCAGCGGGACGGTGCTTCGCGGTGCCGGAGACGAcgaccacttccaggtggtctTGGTAGGCACTGATGGTGAGGAGGGACAAGTTACAGAAGCGATTGCTTACGTTTACTCGTCGGAAACTGGTGCGTGGGGCGATCCGATCTCGACACCGCTTCCATCCAAGCATGCCGTGGTTTCTGTCAACAAGACTGCTGTGATGGTTGGGGATTTCATTTACTGGTTGCTCAATTCGGACGAGATTCTTGAGTTTGATCTTGATAGGAAGAGGCTATCCTTGATACCTGTGCCTGCGGACTTGGATTTAGGGAGCGGCAGTTTCTTCTTCTCAGTTATAAGGGCAGATGGCGGTGGGCTTGGTTTCATCTTTTTGTCAGGCTTCAATGCCCAATTGTGGAAGAGGAAGACCGATTCTGTTGGTGTTACTTCATGGGTGCTGGAAAAAACTATTGAAATTGATAGGTTACTTCCTCCGGAGGATGTAGAGGCGAGACGGTCCCTAATGATACTAGCGTATGCCGAAGACAATGACACGGCTCTCATGTGGACAGGTATTGGTCTCCGTGGTCGTATCTTCACGATGCAGCTTAAGTCATTGAAGTTTGAGGAACTCTTGCGAAACACCACCTTTGGTTACTTTCACTTATTCGAAAGTGTTTATGCTGCAG AAACATGCATTGGTGGTGGAGCTGGTCTTTTGCACAACACATAA